The Gossypium hirsutum isolate 1008001.06 chromosome D02, Gossypium_hirsutum_v2.1, whole genome shotgun sequence region TGAAGAGACCACCAAATAGGAACCTAGTTGGAGATTCCTGAGAAACTGATTTTACGTCTTCAGGGCTGCCTTTAACTTTTAGTATGGTCTGCCCGATCACTTGCCGGATGAATTCTATGGTCTTGGCATCGACAGGATACCCCGATGCATCCCGAACATAGAATGTGTTAACAGCTTTGCCATCTTTGGTTGTCACTTCTGCTCGGCTGACAGTGAGGCTATTCTCCCTGAATATGCGAGTGACATCAGATAGCAATCCAACTCTGTCTGTTGTGCAAAGTTCTAGCTTCAAGCCCTGGAAGAAGagttaataacattattaatgaAAGGAGCCCTTCAAAGCAGCAATAGAACAGCAACAAAATATTATCAGCAATCCATGCAGGTAATATGATGTTATGAAATGCATAGTTTAGGTAAAATAATGTGATTGTCTGAAACAAAGCCAAGAACATACTCCCAGCTTGTGTGTGTACATATATAATATGAAGAATGCACCCACCTCAGATACCCTTCTCTTAATTGCCGCTTCAAGACACTGAGTTACTCTTTGTCTCTCTGCATCTGATTTAACAGGAGATCCATCTACATGACGAATGTAATATTCCTACAAACACAAGATGTAACGCACAAGTAATTATAACCGCATGAAATCATACAAAATCTCAGACTCATGAAAGCGACCATGTAAAGAAAGAAGAAAGCGCACTACCTGATAAGACTGTGGCCCCTCGGTATCAATTTTTGCATGAAACACTACATACCCCATATCGGTCAAGGTGCAAACCGTATCAAAGAGAAGTTTTGGTCTATCTTTACACCTAATGGTAACCACTGAATAGTCCTTgtcataccaattcacaacatcCACATTCGGCCTTTGCCTGTCCTCCAAAACATCATCACCGGTCTGTTCATAATCCCTGTCCGCAAACATCATTTGGTGAAGCCTTCTATCAGTATGTGTGACCGAATGAGAAACTATGGTTTTGGCTAAACTAGATTTGTTGCTTCCCTTAAGTACATTGCAAAGAAGTTCCTTTATCCTAGATAGCCTTTCTAGGTTGGTAATTGATGTTCCTGTTTCCTCATCGGTCACTTGTATCACAGCTGCAGCACGGGTGTTATGTGTCCATACTTCGGCATTCACTACATTGCATTTAAGATGCTTAAGGACCGCGCTTAATTCAGAT contains the following coding sequences:
- the LOC107936334 gene encoding ACT domain-containing protein ACR4 isoform X2, with amino-acid sequence MNMSFSHDMGDEYEKFIRRMNPPRVVIDNEACKNATVIRVDCANEHGILLEVVQILTDLNLIINKAYISADGNWFMDVFNVTDQDGNKITDEGILDYITKSLGPESCFTSAMRSVGVKQTMDHTEIELTGSDRPGLLSELSAVLKHLKCNVVNAEVWTHNTRAAAVIQVTDEETGTSITNLERLSRIKELLCNVLKGSNKSSLAKTIVSHSVTHTDRRLHQMMFADRDYEQTGDDVLEDRQRPNVDVVNWYDKDYSVVTIRCKDRPKLLFDTVCTLTDMGYVVFHAKIDTEGPQSYQEYYIRHVDGSPVKSDAERQRVTQCLEAAIKRRVSEGLKLELCTTDRVGLLSDVTRIFRENSLTVSRAEVTTKDGKAVNTFYVRDASGYPVDAKTIEFIRQVIGQTILKVKGSPEDVKSVSQESPTRFLFGGLFKSRSFVNFSLVRSYS
- the LOC107936334 gene encoding ACT domain-containing protein ACR4 isoform X1 — protein: MEMNMSFSHDMGDEYEKFIRRMNPPRVVIDNEACKNATVIRVDCANEHGILLEVVQILTDLNLIINKAYISADGNWFMDVFNVTDQDGNKITDEGILDYITKSLGPESCFTSAMRSVGVKQTMDHTEIELTGSDRPGLLSELSAVLKHLKCNVVNAEVWTHNTRAAAVIQVTDEETGTSITNLERLSRIKELLCNVLKGSNKSSLAKTIVSHSVTHTDRRLHQMMFADRDYEQTGDDVLEDRQRPNVDVVNWYDKDYSVVTIRCKDRPKLLFDTVCTLTDMGYVVFHAKIDTEGPQSYQEYYIRHVDGSPVKSDAERQRVTQCLEAAIKRRVSEGLKLELCTTDRVGLLSDVTRIFRENSLTVSRAEVTTKDGKAVNTFYVRDASGYPVDAKTIEFIRQVIGQTILKVKGSPEDVKSVSQESPTRFLFGGLFKSRSFVNFSLVRSYS